Proteins from a genomic interval of Papaver somniferum cultivar HN1 chromosome 4, ASM357369v1, whole genome shotgun sequence:
- the LOC113273534 gene encoding uncharacterized protein LOC113273534 yields MTINFVALVLLVICLIDAYSRAVLLVKGRMDVLSEAEELDLQRQLATLNKPPIQTIHAPWGDIYDCIEFHKQPAFDHPLLKNHTFKMGEEIVSTKSPKLEMLTNQDAECPKGTIPIRRTTREDLIRTRSLSSNAAPDKQYRAGITYKAKGIGESIYGAGGLFNVWTPSVTQDQSSSTEIAVQSGSPEELNVIKYGWTVDQELYGNIITRSFAYWTGDGGKNTGCYNTLCSGFVQVHDKYTPDMPIYNTSTICGTQIALRVSIYLDRQTGRCYLTLLDSIQIGYWPIELFPAFAPGATYIYWGGRVKAGKNGITPPMGSGRIPNEYPACSGFFQHLKYIDTNNQQLQPEQIEHIVECHEHYAAEYYPDDNILHFGGDGGDNCSSN; encoded by the exons ATGACTATCAACTTTGTAGCACTGGTACTCTTAGTGATTTGTTTGATCGATGCATATAGCCGTGCAGTGTTATTAGTGAAAGGAAGGATGGATGTGCTTTCAGAGGCAGAGGAATTGGATTTACAGAGGCAACTCGCAACTCTAAATAAACCTCCTATCCAAACTATCCAT GCTCCATGGGGCGATATATACGACTGCATCGAATTCCACAAACAAcctgcatttgatcatcctttatTGAAGAATCATACCTTTAAg ATGGGAGAAGAGATTGTTTCCACAAAGTCACCAAAACTTGAAATGTTGACGAATCAAGATGCTGAATGCCCTAAAGGGACAATTCCTATTCGTCGGACAACTAGGGAAGATTTAATCAGAACCAGATCTTTATCGTCAAATGCAGCTCCTGATAAGCAATAT AGAGCCGGTATTACGTACAAAGCGAAAGGAATTGGTGAATCAATTTATGGAGCAGGTGGATTGTTTAACGTTTGGACTCCTAGTGTAACCCAAGACCAATCTAGCTCAACTGAAATCGCTGTGCAGTCAGGCTCACCGGAGGAGCTCAATGTCATCAAATATGGATGGACT GTAGATCAAGAACTATATGGTAATATTATCACTCGGAGTTTTGCATATTGGACA GGAGATGGTGGTAAAAATACAGGTTGCTACAATACTCTTTGCTCTGGTTTTGTCCAAGTTCATGATAAATATACTCCGGATATGCCTATTTACAACACTTCGACAATTTGTGGAACACAAATTGCATTGAGGGTATCTATATATCTG GATCGACAAACTGGAAGATGTTATTTAACACTCCTTGATAGCATTCAAATTGGATATTGGCCTATTGAGCTATTCCCAGCATTTGCACCAGGAGCTACTTATATTTACTGGGGTGGTCGTGTGAAAGCAGGTAAAAACGGAATTACTCCTCCAATGGGTAGTGGTCGCATACCTAATGAATATCCTGCTTGTAGCGGGTTTTTTCAACACCTTAAATACATAGACACGAATAATCAACAACTACAACCAGAACAAATTGAACACATTGTCGAGTGTCATGAGCACTATGCGGCTGAATATTACCCCGACGATAATATCCTTCACTTCGGAGGAGATGGTGGTGATAATTGTTCATCCAATTGA